The following are from one region of the Fusarium keratoplasticum isolate Fu6.1 chromosome 4, whole genome shotgun sequence genome:
- a CDS encoding HET domain-containing protein: protein MCLEIPSIMETHPMFATLYPWDTDEVLYKDLLDPSTKPTAKTGWPKVAGACNLAMHLGYEWIWIDTCCIDKSSSAELPEAVNSMFRWYQEADICIAYLADIRHMDPRPVKYVTYMRDSNWFTRGWTLQELLAPRVVEFYSGDWKHLGSRNNISLDLERITGINAAYLSGRKRVTEASVSERMSWASRRQTTRVEDMAYCLLGIFNINMPLIYGEREKAFKRLQHAIIREIDDQTILAWGTGFVGLEEIDQRHDDYQPLLARSPYAFKDCGDLVPCNSPQAKSRLEILQDGVKITSPILWETKILGDTHYNPLSGHSFVVLLAPLQCRRRSDFFDCIALVLKCENISHNTTRRRLTLEDMRLHRATQGWHLVPRKLWWTKPLRRTLIPLDALAELNHHTARQDEGLIIRTLPKGYSIKEYYDPTATYQRVPPSLRIPDAHPCGLSHPIIVSIGTDSRNSIALIIRYQFVPAQHPSPKPHVKSEARRASASSDPNWQPCSIRGRIVCIPNGMDLKKVAKIDEADVRKQWDALKAIKPDARFIPGKRLDFRESRLEKCTWLLPKFFERAWVR, encoded by the exons ATGTGCTTGGAGATTCCCAGTATCATGGAAACTCACCCCATGTTTGCAACACTCTACCC ATGGGACACCGACGAGGTTCTCTACAAGGACCTGCTTGACCCATCCACCAAACCCACCGCCAAAACTGGCTGGCCCAAGGTTGCTGGCGCTTGCAATCTGGCAATGCATCTTGGCTACGAATGGATCTGGATAGATACATGCTGCATCGACAAGTCTAGTAGCGCCGAGTTGCCTGAAGCTGTCAACTCCATGTTTCGCTGGTATCAAGAAGCGGATATCTGCATCGCCTACCTGGCCGACATTCGGCACATGGACCCCAGGCCCGTTAAATATGTCACTTATATGAGAGACAGCAACTGGTTCACCCGTGGATGGACTCTACAGGAGTTGTTGGCGCCGCGAGTTGTGGAATTTTATTCGGGAGACTGGAAACACCTCGGATCCAGGAACAACATCAGCCTGGACCTAGAACGAATCACAGGAATCAACGCTGCGTATTTGAGTGGCCGAAAAAGAGTTACAGAGGCCAGCGTTTCAGAGAGAATGTCATGGGCTTCGAGGAGACAGACCACCCGTGTCGAGGACATGGCCTACTGCTTGCTGGGtatcttcaacatcaacatgcCCCTGATCTacggagagagagagaaagctTTCAAAAGGCTTCAGCATGCTATCATTCGGGAGATTGACGATCAAACTATCCTGGCTTGGGGTACTGGTTTTGTTGGACTGGAAGAAATCGATCAACGTCACGACGACTACCAGCCACTCCTCGCCAGGAGCCCTTATGCTTTCAAGGACTGTGGTGACCTAGTTCCATGCAACAGCCCGCAAGCTAAGTCAAGGCTAGAAATCCTCCAGGACGGTGTAAAAATCACCTCCCCCATACTATGGGAGACCAAGATCCTTGGCGACACCCACTACAACCCACTCTCTGGTCATTCTTTTGTGGTGTTGCTTGCACCCCTACAGTGTCGGCGGAGGAGTGACTTCTTCGACTGCATCGCTCTAGTGCTGAAGTGTGAGAACATTAGCCATAACACgaccagaagaaggctcACACTGGAAGATATGCGGCTTCATAGGGCGACCCAAGGCTGGCATCTCGTGCCCAGGAAGTTGTGGTGGACTAAGCCCCTTAGACGAACGCTGATACCGCTCGACGCTCTAGCAGAACTGAATCACCACACTGCTAGACAGGACGAGGGTTTGATCATTCGAACACTCCCGAAAGGTTACAGCATCAAGGAGTACTACGATCCCACAGCAACATATCAACGTGTTCCGCCGTCACTTCGCATCCCCGACGCCCATCCCTGCGGACTGAGCCACCCCATCATAGTCAGCATCGGAACGGACTCACGAAATAGCATTGCTCTCATAATTCGGTATCAATTCGTCCCAGCCCAGCACCCATCCCCCAAGCCCCATGTGAAGTCTGAGGCTCGGCGCGCCTCGGCATCCTCTGACCCTAACTGGCAACCATGTAGCATACGAGGCCGCATTGTTTGTATTCCCAATGGCATGGACCTGAAAAAAGTTGCCAAAATTGACGAGGCCGATGTCAGGAAACAGTGGGACGCTTTGAAGGCGATTAAGCCGGACGCGAGGTTCATACCAGGCAAGCGGCTGGATTTTCGGGAGAGTAGGTTGGAGAAGTGCACTTGGTTACTGCCAAAATTTTTCGAAAGAGCCTGGGTACGGTAA